The region CAACAGGGAAATAGAGAGAAACATACCGGTTGATAAAAATAGGCTTATGAAGCCGGTGTTCTTCATGTTTACTGTAGGATTAGGTGGCCATTATTACGGTTGTGACGTGTCCCTGGCTACATTCAGGCTAATCTAGAATCTTCTAGAACACAGTCCATAGGTTTTATGAATGGCCTCGCCCACTCGGGTTGCGTAGGTCACAGCTTCACATTTATTTGTTCACATTCACGCCGTGAAGACACATTTTGGGGTCCGGTGTCTTGCTCAAGCACACCCGATGTGGAAACCGCCGCACGACGACCTTCTAAACAACCAGCTGAGCCACTGCCACCGTGTCTGATGGATTCatcccatttttctttttctttgctgcAGCGGAAAGGTAACTGAAATGTTACTCCttgtatttttttcatttctgcacCACTTACAGCTGGATTTCTACTGTAGGATGATGGAAAACGTTGACTTATTCACTCGCATATGCTTTTGGCATGTATTTTCTGCAATGTAATGACAGTGATGATGGAAATAAACTCTTTCTTCTGCAGACTTTGCTCACGAGTGCAGGAAACATTGACTCAATAcaataaatgtatgtttacaAAAATTTCCCAAATTCCCAAGCGTAGGAAATGTGTTAGTAATGTCATATTTTTCatggtatttttaaaaaataatttaattcacCTAAATTATGGCATATTAGTGTTGTATTTTTAGGGTTTTGGGGATTAAACCTGGACTGTTTCTGTACACCTTGTCAACGACATCAAGGGCtgaccacaagggggcggtATCAGGGCATAGACTTGTCTAAGACATGTCTCGTGTCATATTCTATTGTAGGTTCTGAAGTGAGGTCTGCACCGCCTCACGTGTCGACCAGGCCGCTACGCACCTGCTGATGATGCCTTTGATCTGACAGTCcttctccacctgctgctgcttcagacgGCGCTCGCTGTCTTCCAGGCGGTTCTGATACTGCTGCAGGATCTTGCTGGTCTGCTGCTCCTGCGATAAAAGCCTCTGCTCGTACTCCTCGAGCTTGCGATGGGACATCTTCAGGCGCTCCTTCAAAGAATGGATCTCTTCCTCGTACTCTTTCACCTGAAACAACAAAGTCTGTCAATGGACTTCCAGAGGTGATGCTAATGTTCCACAGCTGCTACACTGATGCCTGTCTATAAATAAAAGGAATCCTGTGCACAGACCTGCACTCCACTTACTTTAAGGTTACTTTATATTAATGTGAAAAAGGCTGAAACACTGTAGCGCACCTCATGATGAGTGGTCGAGCACTATGTTTACTGTACATTGGCGATTTAGTAACCACTTACTGTCTGATAAAAACCCTTAGTACCCCACACAAATCATGATTATAGTGCTAAGTCCTTGTCAACTATTGAACTCATGCGTTTAATGGAAAGATGGAAAAGCCAACCCTATCTAGTCGCGACTCGTCCATGCTCTTGGAGTACTCTTTGAGCTGGCCTTCTCGGTCCGGCCGCAGGCTCTCAATATCGGCGGAGAGATGAGGCATGTTGGACACCCAGGCGACTGTCCGCTCATTGAGGGCTGGGGTGTTCAAGGTCGACTGGGAACCCTGACAAGAAAGGACGAGACAGCTTGATGATGGTTCAAACAGACGTCAGAGACTATTAATGTGACCTTAGAACAAGACATGAGCGTGACCTGTTTATTGCCTGGTTtcagcaggtgctgctgtggcggctgcagctgtgactgcGCAGACTTCTTGGTGTTCTTGGTCGGGGTGTCGGTGGACACCTCTCCGGCAGCCGCCGGGCCCTGGCTCTCTTTGGCGGAGCTGGTCTGGTATGGAAGCCCAGGAGCCGGGCTGTCCGTTACCGACAGCTGcgcctgttcctgctgctgcgccgcctgctgctgctgcgcctggCGAAGCTTCGGCTGACCGCCGCTGAAGTTGGCGTCGGAGGAGTCGAGGAGGAGGTTCCTGCTCTGCGGCCGCACTTTTGGAGGAGTGGCAGTGGCCGGAGTGTTGATGGACCGCTGCGACTTCAGGTGTGGAGGGGCGATGGACGATTGGCGGACAGGATGAACGGTGGTCGGGGGCGTGGCCAGTGAGGCAGGCGTGCCGGTGCCCGTCGCGGTCTGAGATGTGATGCccaccaggtgctgctgctgctgctgaagagaaTCCTGAGAAGATGAAAAGGTGGGAAAATGATCAAGACAGGCCAAAACACTGAACATTTTCTATTTCTATATGatcaaaaaaacattaaaacagcaacaatagACAGAAAATATAAACAACTGAGTTTGGTCTCTAATGGCTGAGCAAGACCAGAAGATGATTAAATGGAAAGATAAAGCATTACCCTGACACATTATCAGTATAAATAAACAGGAGGCTTGTGGTATTTGTTCCACTCCAGCCCACGCAGACACAGAAATAGCTCAATGCTTCATCGTTAAGCACTTTACTTTTGTAAAGATGTATTGTAAACATCAGTGTTTACTGATCAGCTCCATCGCTAAATACTGCCCTGAAAATACCTCAGTCGAGCAGAAGACGCCATCATGACCTCTGCCAACGAGCACCGTCTCTCTGCACATTTGGAtaaattgtttgtttgttaccatggatgattttttttggtttggtgaTGGTGATCACGATAAATAAGCAATAAACTCCCAGACAGGTTGTGCTTCTGATCTTCTTCTCTGTGTCCCAGTCAAATTTTGTCTTTTAATACCTTCAATAGGAGCGCGCAGCGACGGGAAACGCGATGACCGACACCGTTACTGCTGCATGTTTCTGACGCTCGGCCTGTTCAAACAGGAGCAGAGTGCGGCTGCAATTTATGTCAAGCACCCTTCACAGTGCAGCGGTTCACTGAACAATCCTGCAGCCGCTGGCTGTCTGGAACGTAGCAGCCCTCATTTAGAAGCACCCTCGCGTCAGTTTCACACACTACAGCTGTCGAGAAGGTCGCGTCCTAAAGAATTCCTTCATGTGCACCCTAAAAACCTTGACAATAAACCCATGACTGCACACTTAGCTGCCACAGGAGAATATAATGTTTCCATTAAGTGATCTGCCAGAAAGAAATCCTGTTTAATATAATCCCAAACATGATAATGTCAGGAGACAGCTCTGTACCTGCACCTGCAGCGACAGCTGGTGCCAGGCGAAGTCGTTGCTCTGATTCTGCCGGGTGAAATCATCGCTGTAGCTGTGCGAGTGAACAATGCTGGGCTGCACCAGGCTGCTCTGCGTCCGCAGGGCCGACAAGTCCTCGCTGCGGGAGAAGGCGCTGTTGCCAAAGGCCGGCTGGTAGTCGAGGTGGCCGTTCTCTGGCTCCGGGGcgagcagaagaggagggggatgCGACTGGGATTGAGCTGGGGAGTTCTGCGCCGCCAGATGGAATAGCGGGTTCTGGAAGGACAGGGGGAAGTTCATGGCAGCCgctgcgtgctgctgctgctgagagatgGACTCTGTCGGACCCCCTATGTGGCCCATCTGGCTCAGCCTCAAGCCCGAACCCGCTGAGCCGGCCGGCATATGCCGGAGAGGGCCGCAAAGGTTCCCGAAGCTGTGGCCCAGGCCGGCGATGGAGGCCTGGGAGGAGGTGAGCATGTCTCCCACTGAGTTCAGGTTGGAAATGCTGTTCATACGGGAGTCCTGAAGGTCCATCATGGACACGCTTTTATTCACACTGTGGacctgaagaaaaacaagagtaaattaaatttaaagcGCTTCGtttgctgctttaaaaacagtaaaactgtCATACACACAAAATCTACATTTATAACCCTGGTGTTTAATCaccttttatttcattgtgtatataaaaaaacacaattgtACAAcatcaaatgcaaataaagaaaactgaCAGATATCCGCAACGACATATTTAAAATTACTTTTCCACACGTGCACCTGCACGAGACCCTAAATTTAGAAGTAAAACAACAAATAATTTGTTCTTTTTGCATCAGGATACGTTAAAAAATCTTGCACAcagaattaatatttttaataattacTGTTGTAATTTTAAAAGAATTTCCTTTTTTGCACCCAAAGGGTTTTATGGCtattaataaaacacattttagaaTTGTTAATATAAATACAGCGTactaaaaaacaaaccccagcaTCTTTTCGTTTGTACACCTTAATAATGCTGAATACATTTTTGAACATGAACTTACATTAAAAACGGCGAAACAGGGAGATGACTTTGTTTGAACCGTACCTTTGGATCCGGTTCTGTAATGTCTGAGCTACTTGTGCAGTACGCTGGGCTCGATCGAGCCAGCGGAGGGCGGGTCACGTAGAACACCTCCCTCGAAGAGCGCAGGTCCCGTTCTGCCAGACGTCTCATGTTCAGATTGGATGAGAGAGATTCCACAGCCGAGACTCCGGTTGTAGGCGATGGCAGGCGGGAGATGTCTATGGAACTGGGGACACAAGAGACCTGGAGTTACTGGctggctccagcccccccgctgGCCGACACCTCGGGGGTTGGTACTGActggtggctgctgctgttccagtaAATGGATGTTACAGCTATTGTTGTTATCATTTAGATAACAAACCAATTCGGCATTAGCTGGTCGGAGGTAATGAGCACAAGTCCGGTCCAGTTCTGCTTAAGAGTTCTTATGATTGTTATAATGAGAACAATTTAATGTGGGCAGATCCAGACTGttaaaatagattaaaacacaataaagggTCTCTGTAGGAGTGTGTAGTAACAGATGGTGAGCATAAATTTATATTCCAAAGTGATGACTGGTAATCATGCCCAGTTTGTCGAGCCATTATAGCCACTGAAACTGCCAATCTGGATGCAGGGGAAGTGCAGAACCAAACCTGTTTAAGTCGCGCATCATATGGCTTTGGAAGTCAGACGACTTGAGGCGGTTGAAGGACGGCCGTGAGAAGAGTCTGTCCTTGGGTCTGTCTGGCTGGTGGTTGGAGGGCATGTGGAGCTGCGGGTTCCTCAGAGCCACGTTGATGTCGTTCAGCAGCCGCGGCAGAGGGCCCAGCTTGAGAATGGcgtcctgcagcaggagaatttcaaaatttaaaaaatgaataatctaatctaataatCTTTCACATCAGTCCAGACACATTTGATAGATTTTTCTACTTTCAGCATGTCATTTATTAGAATCCACCTTTGTTATGTAATGTTCTTTTCCCCCTCTATGTCTGAACTAAATAAAGAAAGTTAGATGCGTTTCTCATTCTGAGCTATTTTCATCAGGTACACGCAGCTGGTCAGCATTAATTCAGGAATAAAGTGACAACAGGGCTGAAAATAACTGTGCTGATGTATTCTGATATAAAGGAGCTGCGAACGGAAGTGTTGAGAGCTTCCAGAGTCTAAAAAGGACACTAAACATGccttatattttaatatattacTAATATATTACATATTACATCAAGATGCCATGACAGCAGATTAGACCTAGAAGAAACCTTCATTTAGGTGTCTTTTTGTGAatcacaggaggaaaaaagaactcTGTATTAATAACTGAACACTCATTCAAAGCTTTGTGCCATCTGATAGAGTGTTTCAAGTTTCACTACTTGTCTACACCAGAGATTGGTAACTTCTACAAATGTGCACAGGTACACAGAAAGTTTAGCCTATGAATTCCTTCAAAATGTCATTACATGCACAAATGCAGCTTAAAAGCCTTCCATCTGTTTACCTCTGAAGCCAACGTGACTTGCATGTTGAAATATCAATTCTACAGTAATCTTTGACGTCTTCTAACGAAGACCTGCTGTCATTGCTGCACCCACCTTGCTGAGTTGGCCCATGACCTCCCACAGTAAGCTGTGGAGCATGGACAGCTCTCTGCCCAGGTCGATGTAGCCCTCGAACCCTCCGGCGTTTCCACCCGCGTCCATGTTGGAGATCTCGAAAAGAAACTGCTGCATGGAGTCCCACTCCATTTCCAGGAACTCATTCATGAAATACATGTATTCTTCCTTTGGTCCGAATCTGAGAGGTCGAGAAAAGGTCTGTTATGCTGGCATTAGACGCAAGCGCCGCTTCTTTAATTCCACCCTGGAGATGCAGATTCCACTCAAATTTTCATTTTCGAAAGGTGAAGGAGTGGAAAACATCAACCATATGCTGAAATATAAAGCAGTCCACATACTTGGCTCAGCTTTCTGCAGTTAATAACTATGCTTCATGGTAACTACAGGTGCAAATTTGCCCCAGAGGCATTGATATACCTCCTCAACCAAGCATCCAGTGTGCTGTTAAAATATTTGAATCTCACCGTACGGTCACAGCAAAACTGGAAACCTCTATTTCCAGGATATTACTCTGTAACAGGTCTCCCACCTCATACAGGAAGCGGTTTACTGGCTGGTTGCAGGCGGTGACTCACTTGCTGAAGCTGGCCAGGGTCTGCATCACCTTGGCGATGAGAGTGAGCGTGCGGGACGTGGGTTCGGCCGGGTATTCCTGCATTAGGTTGAACAGGGAGGGAGACATGATGGCCGGGCACATGAAGcgaaggaagagggaggaagtgatgagGCTGTCGGCCAGATCCTCTCTTCCTCGCTCCGCGCATCTCGCTCTCCATGAGGCGAAGACTTCCTTTAGCTCCCGGGGAAATATGCTGGAATCAGAAGGTGATATTATTACCCACTGTCAGggagaaaaacacagcagcaattAGGAGTCCTGCAAGGTCAGGCAACTAAAACAGATGGTAAATTATTGGACTGCAACCCTCCCAGGATGAGAATATGTTTGTGAAAGCATTTCTGAAATCTTTCACCATGATTTTTGCTGATATGGTTGCTGGTTGTTTGACTTTCAACACACATTAACAAACACCATCCACATAAAAAAGCTATGAAAAAAACCATGAGGTTGAAGAGGTTACCTACGATGACAGAAATCATCACTGAGAAAAATAGATTTAAGAAAATTCTGACCTAAAATAAGGAGGAAGGACTTGTGACCTTACTGCAGCTGACcaccagagggagacagagatgaTTTGACCCTACTGTCGCGTCGCTTACGtgatttaattttaattgaCACAGAGGTTAATACTTAAAAATCAATTATTTGGTCATTATTTTTTGAAGGCTTTCCTATATTACGTCCTATATTAGAATAGCAGGAACTCATATAATGTagtagctccccctggtggacaatGTCAGCCACCTTAATGTCAATTTCCACATTTTGGAGCTATTGACCATTTATACACAATAAAAGGCACACAGAGCCatacaaaggggaaaaaaatactgaCCAAAGAGAGTTGATAATCTTGCAGAGCAACAGTTCACAACACATGCGAAGGTTGGCTTGATGGTCAGCAAGGACTGATGGTGGGATACGCATTGGATCCACCTCACAGTTCTCCTCAGACTCGTATAAGGCTCGAATGAAGTCACCTGCACATCGTAGATCACAATGACACCACTCTTCCTTCAAACGTTGTAATAAATAATAGAGTATATCGATGGGAACGTCAAGAAATGTCCATTTCCACAATTATCTCTACATAAAAGGTATCGTTATAATAAACAGAGTTAGAATCTCGATGGTTTCGGTCAACAGGGGCTCAGAAGTGATTTTGGTTCCAGCAGGTTTACCTATAGCATCTTTGAGGTATCTGTGACCTATCAGTTTGAGGTACTCCTCCACGGCTTTCGTCGCTAGCGTGTTTTCACGAAAGATCAAGTGCTCGCGGTCCATGAACCGGTCCACCTCGCACATGGCCATGTCAGACAGGAACTCCTAGCAAGACAGAACCTTTTTTCAGCTCAACTGtggaaaggttaaaaaaaaaaagtaaaaaagttGGAACCGCGGGGGTCACCTTTGTCTTCCCTGTGCTTTGGAGGATGTGCACCAGAGCAAACGCCACCTCCTCTTTGCTCTTCACGCTTAACAGTGGCTCCAGAACCGCACAGAGTGTTCGGTAGTTGTTGGTGATGTACTCGGCAAACTCCTTGTACAGCTCCATCGGGAGGATGTTCATTGTCTGGTAGCGAGACTTGACCCGTAGTGAGGCGTTGATTACCTTGGCGCTCCCAACCCCGCCGCTTTTGGCCAGGACGCTGGACTGTATCACCGGGTACCACTGCTCAAAGAACTGCCGACCCGTGATGCTGGAGATGGGGATGCTGACAAGGCCGAGATATGTGCTTTTCTCCTGGATGACCGAGCAAAAACAACATTCCGAATGTCACCATTGCAGCAGTTTTTCATTTTGGAATTTGATGTTTTTtggatttaattttattttattgccttGCGCCTCTTTTTGTCTGTCTCCTTGTACAGGTGCAAACGAAGGCTACGAATGGTAGGCAAATTGTTGAACTCAAAATGCTCTCCCCAGAAGACGGTGTCTGTCCGGGGTTTGCTGGTGGTGCGTGCATACAGCATGTCATCCAGACACAGCTCACAATAGTAACGCTTCTTCGCCGGAAGGTCTCGAGCCTCGATGATCCACAACTTGAGCACATTGTCCACGCGTCTGCTGTTGTCCTGGAAGCAAAACGCGCCGTTCTATTACGACATCAGAACAGCTTATTCAGTTTTTCCATGCTTTTCAAGCAGCTGTCAGCTTGTATTGATGCAAAGGGGCTTCCTTTGAATTGAAACTCGTGTCTCGGCTACCTTGTTTGGTTTGACGGCTCGTTGCAGATTTTCAATCCACTTGTCTCGTTCTGAAGCAGATCGGCAGGCGAAACACTTTGTCCCTGAATTGGTGGTCACCTGCAGGGAGAAGGAGGTCGGCTGAAGATCGTATCCCATATTTTCCTCACCTCACAGCTGGATATCAATGATCTCTGCCACTGTGAGCATTTTGCTAATGGGCTAAAATCATAACATCCTCTGTATGTGTTGGTGTCATGCTAAGAGTTTGCTGTTTTGACAGGAAGAGATTTAACATATCTTTTATTGCTAGCAAATGTTTCATCAATGATGGGACACTACCTCTGATCAATGGAGAAGATCCTCTAACCAGCTAGAACTAGATGGACACCTATTTACCGTTGATAGGCTTGAGAGAAAATCCCCTGAAAAGGACTTGGACGTGTTTCAGTGGACGCTAGGGGGGGGTGGGGCGGGTGTAGAAAGTAAAATGTTATGCAACACACCTCAAAGCAGTATTCTTGCCCTAAAATACTGGAGTGGACAGGTTTTATTATAGCATCTTCATCCAAAACTAGGTCCAAAGCCTCTGCAGCGCTGCTAGGGGAGAGCAGGGATTCATGGGAGTGGGATTCTTTGAAGCTCTGCATCAATCGCGtcctgggaagggggggaggaaaggagagaggattTCCGTTCAGATTCCAAGCTGCCATAAATTGCACAATTAAAAACTTCCATACAAtagacagaaacaaaacaagccaCTCCAAAATTGTCTGCATGCTTTATGAGATCTGATCCTCTCATAATTAGTTTATGGAGATGATAAGACCACCAGATTTACAGTTCTGGCATTTGCGGTTTGGTCTGTTGACTCGATGCCTGTGACTCATCCTGCAAGTTGAAAACAGGTTTCTTTAATTGACAAGACCTTGAATGTGATGTTTGTATGGACTTGGCATGATAAAAGAGAGTTCAGGTAATAAAGGGTTATCCCAGACCTCTATGACACAtttggaggaaaggaaaagaatgAAACTGcggtggaagggggggggatgagATGAATAAGATGAGCGGATAGCTGTATTGTCGGCTAAAATGTCAAGATGCGCCAGCAGGAGGTGAGTTTGAGTTTGATTGCCTTGATCTGTCAGCCTGAACGATAGATGGACTCATACATGTTCAAAACGCTTTGGCAGCCGAGGTTGAGCAGCTGCGTCAGAATACTCGAGTGTGAAGTCAGACGCTGAGAGCTTACGGAAGCCTCAACTCAGCGCCGCCCAGCGATCCCTGGGTGTGGAAAGACTTAAAATGGGCTGCGGTGACAGCTGTCTTAGGCAGCATTTACACACTCACAGAGGAACAGCGATTTGGCCCCAGCCTCAACACAGCACGGCGGGCTGAGATAATCCATAAACTGGTTCCAATGGCGCTTACGCTAAGGTGTGAACCAAGGTTGGATCTCCTGGTTCCCTTGTCTTTGTTGAAGGGAAAACGTATGTGCACGTCCTGACAAGATTGTGTGAGGGCAGCATAAATTGTGATCACAATGCAGCCCGGATCTTAACAGAGGTGAAGACGGAATATGAATAAGAAAAAGGCGTCCTTCAGGGGTTTGAGAGCTGTCCTGAGACG is a window of Takifugu flavidus isolate HTHZ2018 chromosome 21, ASM371156v2, whole genome shotgun sequence DNA encoding:
- the LOC130518217 gene encoding ras/Rap GTPase-activating protein SynGAP-like isoform X1; the encoded protein is MDTSSKSWLPHQSQFGLVGQAEVCCGGPGVLTPNQSRRASFASVRQSSMETPPNATPQPFRQPRKRANNAAFVVPVQNSKFLLLKSFLNRRLKGSIKRAKSQPKLDRTSSFRQMILPRFRSADQERTRLMQSFKESHSHESLLSPSSAAEALDLVLDEDAIIKPVHSSILGQEYCFEVTTNSGTKCFACRSASERDKWIENLQRAVKPNKNGAFCFQDNSRRVDNVLKLWIIEARDLPAKKRYYCELCLDDMLYARTTSKPRTDTVFWGEHFEFNNLPTIRSLRLHLYKETDKKRRKEKSTYLGLVSIPISSITGRQFFEQWYPVIQSSVLAKSGGVGSAKVINASLRVKSRYQTMNILPMELYKEFAEYITNNYRTLCAVLEPLLSVKSKEEVAFALVHILQSTGKTKEFLSDMAMCEVDRFMDREHLIFRENTLATKAVEEYLKLIGHRYLKDAIGDFIRALYESEENCEVDPMRIPPSVLADHQANLRMCCELLLCKIINSLCIFPRELKEVFASWRARCAERGREDLADSLITSSLFLRFMCPAIMSPSLFNLMQEYPAEPTSRTLTLIAKVMQTLASFSKFGPKEEYMYFMNEFLEMEWDSMQQFLFEISNMDAGGNAGGFEGYIDLGRELSMLHSLLWEVMGQLSKDAILKLGPLPRLLNDINVALRNPQLHMPSNHQPDRPKDRLFSRPSFNRLKSSDFQSHMMRDLNSSIDISRLPSPTTGVSAVESLSSNLNMRRLAERDLRSSREVFYVTRPPLARSSPAYCTSSSDITEPDPKVHSVNKSVSMMDLQDSRMNSISNLNSVGDMLTSSQASIAGLGHSFGNLCGPLRHMPAGSAGSGLRLSQMGHIGGPTESISQQQQHAAAAMNFPLSFQNPLFHLAAQNSPAQSQSHPPPLLLAPEPENGHLDYQPAFGNSAFSRSEDLSALRTQSSLVQPSIVHSHSYSDDFTRQNQSNDFAWHQLSLQVQDSLQQQQQHLVGITSQTATGTGTPASLATPPTTVHPVRQSSIAPPHLKSQRSINTPATATPPKVRPQSRNLLLDSSDANFSGGQPKLRQAQQQQAAQQQEQAQLSVTDSPAPGLPYQTSSAKESQGPAAAGEVSTDTPTKNTKKSAQSQLQPPQQHLLKPGNKQGSQSTLNTPALNERTVAWVSNMPHLSADIESLRPDREGQLKEYSKSMDESRLDRVKEYEEEIHSLKERLKMSHRKLEEYEQRLLSQEQQTSKILQQYQNRLEDSERRLKQQQVEKDCQIKGIISRLMAVEDELRGGAIPDIRPRILTDQSINQGYGHPGS
- the LOC130518217 gene encoding ras/Rap GTPase-activating protein SynGAP-like isoform X6, with translation METPPNATPQPFRQPRKRANNAAFVVPVQNSKFLLLKSFLNRRLKGSIKRAKSQPKLDRTSSFRQMILPRFRSADQERTRLMQSFKESHSHESLLSPSSAAEALDLVLDEDAIIKPVHSSILGQEYCFEVTTNSGTKCFACRSASERDKWIENLQRAVKPNKNGAFCFQDNSRRVDNVLKLWIIEARDLPAKKRYYCELCLDDMLYARTTSKPRTDTVFWGEHFEFNNLPTIRSLRLHLYKETDKKRRKEKSTYLGLVSIPISSITGRQFFEQWYPVIQSSVLAKSGGVGSAKVINASLRVKSRYQTMNILPMELYKEFAEYITNNYRTLCAVLEPLLSVKSKEEVAFALVHILQSTGKTKEFLSDMAMCEVDRFMDREHLIFRENTLATKAVEEYLKLIGHRYLKDAIGDFIRALYESEENCEVDPMRIPPSVLADHQANLRMCCELLLCKIINSLCIFPRELKEVFASWRARCAERGREDLADSLITSSLFLRFMCPAIMSPSLFNLMQEYPAEPTSRTLTLIAKVMQTLASFSKFGPKEEYMYFMNEFLEMEWDSMQQFLFEISNMDAGGNAGGFEGYIDLGRELSMLHSLLWEVMGQLSKDAILKLGPLPRLLNDINVALRNPQLHMPSNHQPDRPKDRLFSRPSFNRLKSSDFQSHMMRDLNSSIDISRLPSPTTGVSAVESLSSNLNMRRLAERDLRSSREVFYVTRPPLARSSPAYCTSSSDITEPDPKVHSVNKSVSMMDLQDSRMNSISNLNSVGDMLTSSQASIAGLGHSFGNLCGPLRHMPAGSAGSGLRLSQMGHIGGPTESISQQQQHAAAAMNFPLSFQNPLFHLAAQNSPAQSQSHPPPLLLAPEPENGHLDYQPAFGNSAFSRSEDLSALRTQSSLVQPSIVHSHSYSDDFTRQNQSNDFAWHQLSLQVQDSLQQQQQHLVGITSQTATGTGTPASLATPPTTVHPVRQSSIAPPHLKSQRSINTPATATPPKVRPQSRNLLLDSSDANFSGGQPKLRQAQQQQAAQQQEQAQLSVTDSPAPGLPYQTSSAKESQGPAAAGEVSTDTPTKNTKKSAQSQLQPPQQHLLKPGNKQGSQSTLNTPALNERTVAWVSNMPHLSADIESLRPDREGQLKEYSKSMDESRLDRVKEYEEEIHSLKERLKMSHRKLEEYEQRLLSQEQQTSKILQQYQNRLEDSERRLKQQQVEKDCQIKGIISRLMAVEDELRGGAIPDIRPRILTDQSINQGYGHPGS
- the LOC130518217 gene encoding ras/Rap GTPase-activating protein SynGAP-like isoform X3, with protein sequence MDTSSKSWLPHQSQFGLVGQAEVCCGGPGVLTPNQSRRASFASVRQSSMETPPNATPQPFRQPRKRANNAAFVVPVQNSKFLLLKSFLNRRLKGSIKRAKSQPKLDRTSSFRQMILPRFRSADQERTRLMQSFKESHSHESLLSPSSAAEALDLVLDEDAIIKPVHSSILGQEYCFEVTTNSGTKCFACRSASERDKWIENLQRAVKPNKNGAFCFQDNSRRVDNVLKLWIIEARDLPAKKRYYCELCLDDMLYARTTSKPRTDTVFWGEHFEFNNLPTIRSLRLHLYKETDKKRRKEKSTYLGLVSIPISSITGRQFFEQWYPVIQSSVLAKSGGVGSAKVINASLRVKSRYQTMNILPMELYKEFAEYITNNYRTLCAVLEPLLSVKSKEEVAFALVHILQSTGKTKEFLSDMAMCEVDRFMDREHLIFRENTLATKAVEEYLKLIGHRYLKDAIGDFIRALYESEENCEVDPMRIPPSVLADHQANLRMCCELLLCKIINSLCIFPRELKEVFASWRARCAERGREDLADSLITSSLFLRFMCPAIMSPSLFNLMQEYPAEPTSRTLTLIAKVMQTLASFSKFGPKEEYMYFMNEFLEMEWDSMQQFLFEISNMDAGGNAGGFEGYIDLGRELSMLHSLLWEVMGQLSKDAILKLGPLPRLLNDINVALRNPQLHMPSNHQPDRPKDRLFSRPSFNRLKSSDFQSHMMRDLNSSIDISRLPSPTTGVSAVESLSSNLNMRRLAERDLRSSREVFYVTRPPLARSSPAYCTSSSDITEPDPKVHSVNKSVSMMDLQDSRMNSISNLNSVGDMLTSSQASIAGLGHSFGNLCGPLRHMPAGSAGSGLRLSQMGHIGGPTESISQQQQHAAAAMNFPLSFQNPLFHLAAQNSPAQSQSHPPPLLLAPEPENGHLDYQPAFGNSAFSRSEDLSALRTQSSLVQPSIVHSHSYSDDFTRQNQSNDFAWHQLSLQVQDSLQQQQQHLVGITSQTATGTGTPASLATPPTTVHPVRQSSIAPPHLKSQRSINTPATATPPKVRPQSRNLLLDSSDANFSGGQPKLRQAQQQQAAQQQEQAQLSVTDSPAPGLPYQTSSAKESQGPAAAGEVSTDTPTKNTKKSAQSQLQPPQQHLLKPGNKQGSQSTLNTPALNERTVAWVSNMPHLSADIESLRPDREGQLKEYSKSMDESRLDRVKEYEEEIHSLKERLKMSHRKLEEYEQRLLSQEQQTSKILQQYQNRLEDSERRLKQQQVEKDCQIKGIISSLSTRVTATPDPDCQFPSDQRS
- the LOC130518217 gene encoding ras/Rap GTPase-activating protein SynGAP-like isoform X4; translation: MDTSSKSWLPHQSQFGLVGQAEVCCGGPGVLTPNQSRRASFASVRQSSMETPPNATPQPFRQPSFLNRRLKGSIKRAKSQPKLDRTSSFRQMILPRFRSADQERTRLMQSFKESHSHESLLSPSSAAEALDLVLDEDAIIKPVHSSILGQEYCFEVTTNSGTKCFACRSASERDKWIENLQRAVKPNKNGAFCFQDNSRRVDNVLKLWIIEARDLPAKKRYYCELCLDDMLYARTTSKPRTDTVFWGEHFEFNNLPTIRSLRLHLYKETDKKRRKEKSTYLGLVSIPISSITGRQFFEQWYPVIQSSVLAKSGGVGSAKVINASLRVKSRYQTMNILPMELYKEFAEYITNNYRTLCAVLEPLLSVKSKEEVAFALVHILQSTGKTKEFLSDMAMCEVDRFMDREHLIFRENTLATKAVEEYLKLIGHRYLKDAIGDFIRALYESEENCEVDPMRIPPSVLADHQANLRMCCELLLCKIINSLCIFPRELKEVFASWRARCAERGREDLADSLITSSLFLRFMCPAIMSPSLFNLMQEYPAEPTSRTLTLIAKVMQTLASFSKFGPKEEYMYFMNEFLEMEWDSMQQFLFEISNMDAGGNAGGFEGYIDLGRELSMLHSLLWEVMGQLSKDAILKLGPLPRLLNDINVALRNPQLHMPSNHQPDRPKDRLFSRPSFNRLKSSDFQSHMMRDLNSSIDISRLPSPTTGVSAVESLSSNLNMRRLAERDLRSSREVFYVTRPPLARSSPAYCTSSSDITEPDPKVHSVNKSVSMMDLQDSRMNSISNLNSVGDMLTSSQASIAGLGHSFGNLCGPLRHMPAGSAGSGLRLSQMGHIGGPTESISQQQQHAAAAMNFPLSFQNPLFHLAAQNSPAQSQSHPPPLLLAPEPENGHLDYQPAFGNSAFSRSEDLSALRTQSSLVQPSIVHSHSYSDDFTRQNQSNDFAWHQLSLQVQDSLQQQQQHLVGITSQTATGTGTPASLATPPTTVHPVRQSSIAPPHLKSQRSINTPATATPPKVRPQSRNLLLDSSDANFSGGQPKLRQAQQQQAAQQQEQAQLSVTDSPAPGLPYQTSSAKESQGPAAAGEVSTDTPTKNTKKSAQSQLQPPQQHLLKPGNKQGSQSTLNTPALNERTVAWVSNMPHLSADIESLRPDREGQLKEYSKSMDESRLDRVKEYEEEIHSLKERLKMSHRKLEEYEQRLLSQEQQTSKILQQYQNRLEDSERRLKQQQVEKDCQIKGIISRLMAVEDELRGGAIPDIRPRILTDQSINQGYGHPGS